A stretch of Paenibacillus mucilaginosus 3016 DNA encodes these proteins:
- a CDS encoding cytochrome P450, with product MIPFLTPEILRNPYPIYEMMRASQPVMYIEPMRFWSVFRFDHVRTVLSDSARFSSAGGRPPASQGTPAPGQRDGFSLITTDPPRHTQLRSLVNQAFTPKAVAALEPRIAELAHELLDRVSGTGKIDLIQDFAYPLPVIVIAELLGIPSGDRDRFKHWSDEVVASADTLIGGSASGSLQAHREMNEYFSGIIAERRKAPKDDLISALIAAEEGDFHLSEGDILSFCALLLVAGNETTTNLIGNAVLTLLEHPEELAKLRSRPELLPSAIEEVLRFRSPVQAMFRTANEDVELGGQVIPAGSRVVAFIGSANRDEEKFPDAARFDIERTPNGHIAFGHGIHFCLGAPLARLEARIALAAVLDRLPELARVNDEPLTPARGFIVHGVSSMPLRFRPQEQGARR from the coding sequence ATGATCCCTTTTTTGACACCCGAAATTCTGCGCAACCCTTATCCGATCTATGAAATGATGCGGGCAAGCCAGCCCGTGATGTATATTGAGCCGATGCGGTTCTGGTCCGTGTTCCGCTTCGACCACGTGCGCACCGTGCTCTCCGACTCCGCCCGGTTCTCTTCGGCCGGCGGCCGTCCGCCCGCTTCGCAGGGGACCCCGGCCCCCGGGCAGCGGGACGGGTTCTCCCTCATCACGACCGATCCCCCGCGCCATACCCAGCTGCGCTCGCTGGTCAACCAGGCGTTCACGCCGAAGGCCGTCGCCGCCCTGGAGCCCCGCATCGCCGAGCTGGCCCATGAGCTGCTGGACCGCGTGTCGGGCACCGGCAAGATCGACCTGATTCAGGACTTCGCCTATCCGCTGCCGGTGATCGTCATCGCGGAGCTGCTCGGCATTCCGAGCGGGGACCGGGACCGGTTCAAGCATTGGTCCGATGAGGTCGTCGCGTCGGCCGACACCCTTATCGGCGGCTCAGCCTCCGGCTCCCTGCAGGCGCACCGGGAGATGAACGAATACTTCTCCGGCATCATCGCCGAGCGCCGCAAAGCACCGAAGGACGACCTGATCTCCGCCCTGATCGCCGCCGAGGAGGGAGACTTCCACCTCTCCGAGGGGGATATCCTCTCGTTCTGCGCGCTGCTGCTGGTCGCCGGCAACGAGACGACGACGAACCTGATCGGCAACGCCGTCCTGACGCTGCTCGAGCACCCGGAGGAGCTGGCGAAGCTTCGCAGCCGTCCGGAGCTGCTCCCTTCGGCCATCGAGGAAGTGCTGCGCTTCCGCTCCCCCGTCCAGGCGATGTTCCGCACGGCGAACGAAGACGTGGAGCTCGGAGGCCAGGTCATTCCGGCCGGCTCCCGTGTCGTCGCCTTCATCGGCTCGGCGAACCGCGACGAGGAGAAGTTCCCGGATGCCGCCCGCTTCGACATCGAGCGGACGCCGAACGGGCACATCGCCTTCGGCCACGGCATCCACTTCTGCCTCGGCGCGCCGCTCGCCCGCCTCGAAGCGAGGATCGCGCTTGCGGCCGTGCTGGACCGGCTGCCGGAGCTCGCCCGCGTGAACGACGAGCCGCTGACGCCGGCACGCGGGTTCATCGTCCACGGCGTGAGCTCCATGCCGCTGCGCTTCCGGCCGCAGGAGCAGGGCGCCCGGCGATGA
- a CDS encoding sugar phosphate isomerase/epimerase family protein — translation MEEGEAIMIDKGAYSFSTCWNIKRLTGGRELIEEIRALGFRRVELNYNITQELLETIEPMIERGDIGVSSVHNVFPFVNDKAYDTDSVMLGYDDEGMRRRSVDLLLQSMEYAHRYGAEAVVVHPGEVPFESNIDAELKQLWQAYGPQSPQYRALWERMMERRSALAPRYVQRIAESLEEVCEEAARRGWNAAVGIETRSRCYQIPTLREAAEICGRLQGAPVHLWLDTGHAMMMQRMGLYDAEAELGEIKRFIYGVHIHETLGLSDHWCPYVHSGEERFFDPYLEAIACAKVKVYELKAACLPEDIHKSHRLLTGRLQALESAAG, via the coding sequence ATGGAGGAAGGGGAAGCGATTATGATAGACAAGGGTGCGTATTCGTTCTCCACATGCTGGAATATCAAAAGGCTCACGGGCGGCCGGGAGCTCATCGAGGAGATCCGGGCCCTCGGCTTCCGCCGGGTGGAGCTCAACTATAACATTACGCAGGAGCTGCTGGAGACGATCGAGCCGATGATCGAGCGGGGGGACATCGGCGTCTCCAGCGTGCACAACGTGTTCCCGTTCGTGAACGACAAGGCGTACGATACCGATTCGGTGATGCTCGGCTATGACGACGAGGGGATGCGAAGGCGTTCCGTGGACCTGCTCCTGCAGTCGATGGAATATGCCCACCGGTACGGCGCGGAAGCGGTGGTCGTTCATCCGGGCGAGGTGCCGTTCGAGAGCAATATCGATGCGGAGCTGAAGCAGCTGTGGCAGGCTTACGGGCCGCAGTCGCCGCAGTACCGGGCGCTCTGGGAGCGGATGATGGAACGCAGATCGGCGCTGGCGCCAAGGTATGTGCAGCGCATCGCCGAGAGCCTCGAGGAAGTGTGCGAAGAGGCGGCGCGGCGGGGATGGAACGCGGCGGTCGGCATCGAAACGCGCTCGCGCTGCTATCAGATCCCCACACTGCGGGAGGCGGCGGAGATCTGCGGCCGGCTGCAGGGAGCCCCGGTGCACCTGTGGCTCGACACGGGTCACGCGATGATGATGCAGCGCATGGGACTCTATGATGCCGAGGCGGAGCTCGGAGAGATTAAGCGCTTCATCTATGGCGTGCACATCCATGAAACCCTGGGGCTGTCGGACCATTGGTGTCCGTATGTGCACAGCGGGGAGGAGCGGTTTTTCGACCCGTATCTGGAGGCGATCGCCTGTGCCAAGGTCAAGGTATACGAGCTGAAGGCCGCCTGCCTGCCCGAGGACATCCACAAGAGCCACCGCCTGCTGACCGGAAGGCTGCAGGCGCTTGAGAGTGCGGCGGGCTGA
- a CDS encoding carbohydrate ABC transporter permease, with protein sequence MNAKLGNRLFDGLNYLLLSLCVLLCLAPFLHIVAVSLSSNGPIMSGAVTLFPVDLNFEAYNRVFSDLTMLRSLGLTVGLTVGFTVLCMVMTICAAYPLTKTELKGRKIAMYLIVFTMFFSGGIIPEYILIKQLHLVNSLWSLVLPLLVNPFYLIILITFFNSIPKSLEESAELDGCSHFGTLVRIILPLSMPAVATLSLFYAVNRWNGFMDTLFYITDTNLYPLQLKLYQLIMNSMMTDQMQMEGAQIIQVLPESLKAASIVFATVPILIVYPWLQRYFVSGIMLGSVKG encoded by the coding sequence ATGAATGCCAAGCTCGGAAACCGTCTGTTCGACGGACTCAACTACCTGCTGCTGTCGCTCTGCGTGCTGCTGTGCCTGGCGCCGTTCCTGCATATTGTAGCGGTGTCGCTGAGCTCCAACGGGCCGATTATGTCGGGGGCCGTTACGCTCTTTCCCGTCGACCTGAACTTCGAAGCCTACAATCGCGTCTTCTCGGATCTGACGATGCTCCGCTCGCTCGGGCTGACGGTAGGGCTGACGGTCGGATTCACCGTGCTCTGCATGGTGATGACGATCTGCGCAGCTTACCCTCTGACGAAGACGGAGCTCAAGGGCCGCAAAATCGCGATGTATCTCATCGTCTTCACGATGTTCTTCAGCGGAGGCATCATTCCCGAATACATCCTGATCAAGCAGCTGCACCTCGTGAACTCGCTGTGGTCGCTGGTGCTTCCGCTGCTCGTCAATCCGTTTTATCTCATCATTCTCATTACGTTCTTTAATTCGATCCCGAAGAGCCTTGAAGAGTCGGCGGAGCTCGACGGCTGCAGCCATTTCGGCACGCTGGTGCGCATCATCCTCCCGCTCTCGATGCCGGCTGTCGCAACGCTCAGCCTCTTCTACGCCGTGAACCGCTGGAACGGATTCATGGATACGCTGTTCTATATCACGGATACGAACCTGTATCCCCTGCAGCTGAAGCTCTACCAGCTCATCATGAACTCGATGATGACCGACCAGATGCAGATGGAGGGGGCGCAGATCATCCAGGTGCTGCCGGAGAGCCTCAAGGCGGCCAGCATCGTCTTCGCCACCGTGCCGATCCTGATCGTGTATCCTTGGCTGCAAAGGTATTTTGTATCAGGCATCATGCTTGGCTCAGTCAAGGGGTAG
- a CDS encoding ABC transporter permease encodes MENLQAEIPRAGERRRLGLAKGAGLYLGRYWQLYAMLALPMLYFIVFKYGPMYGVTIAFKDFNLFQGISKSPWIGLETFRSIFKMDSFYLALRNTFMLNFLDLVFSFPAPILLAVMLNELRGAAFKKISQTILYLPHFISWVIIGGIVYQVFATNTGMVNLFLERFGLGPFPFLSDKYYWLFTYLGTGIWQSAGWGTIIYLAAMTAINKELYEAAEVDGAGRLARIWHITLPGIRSTIVVLLVLKLGEMVQIGFERPFVIGNVTVSEFSEVLSTFVYKMGMETGEYSVATAVGFFQAVVGLVFILTSNYISKKTTDEGII; translated from the coding sequence ATGGAGAATCTGCAGGCGGAGATTCCGCGCGCGGGCGAGCGGAGAAGGCTCGGACTCGCGAAGGGGGCGGGCCTGTATCTGGGCCGCTACTGGCAGCTCTATGCGATGCTGGCGCTGCCGATGCTTTACTTCATCGTCTTCAAGTACGGGCCGATGTACGGCGTGACGATCGCTTTCAAGGATTTTAACCTGTTCCAGGGGATATCGAAGAGTCCGTGGATCGGCCTCGAGACGTTCCGGAGCATCTTCAAGATGGATTCGTTCTATCTGGCACTGCGCAACACGTTCATGCTGAACTTTCTCGATCTCGTCTTCTCGTTCCCGGCGCCGATCCTTCTCGCGGTGATGCTGAACGAGCTGCGGGGCGCGGCCTTCAAGAAGATTTCGCAGACGATTCTGTACCTGCCGCATTTTATCTCCTGGGTCATTATCGGGGGGATCGTCTACCAGGTGTTCGCGACGAATACGGGGATGGTCAATCTGTTCCTCGAACGCTTCGGGCTCGGGCCGTTTCCGTTTCTCTCCGACAAGTACTACTGGCTCTTCACGTATCTCGGCACCGGGATCTGGCAGAGCGCCGGATGGGGGACGATCATCTACCTCGCGGCGATGACGGCGATCAACAAGGAGCTGTACGAAGCGGCCGAGGTGGACGGCGCCGGAAGGCTGGCCCGGATCTGGCACATCACGCTGCCGGGGATCCGTTCCACGATCGTCGTGCTGCTGGTTCTGAAGCTCGGCGAGATGGTGCAGATTGGCTTCGAGCGGCCCTTCGTCATCGGCAACGTGACGGTCAGCGAATTCTCAGAGGTGCTCAGTACCTTCGTGTACAAGATGGGGATGGAGACCGGGGAATATTCGGTCGCGACGGCCGTGGGCTTTTTCCAGGCGGTGGTCGGGCTCGTGTTCATCCTCACCTCCAACTATATCTCGAAGAAAACGACGGACGAAGGCATTATCTGA
- a CDS encoding extracellular solute-binding protein yields the protein MSAVLTTGLLAGCSDSAQPQGAAGAQGAGAGSGSGPVTLKVEIFDRGNSPAGKTATNNDNTQWIQETFGKPNNIKLEFIPVPRSQEIEKLNVLMASGDAPDIVFTYDSNLVYKYVKQGGLTDLGKLIDEHGPNLKSYLGEDTLAYGKFDGVQYAIPAKRAYLGKYSSMIRQDWLDKLGLALPKTTEEVYAALKAFKEKQPGGPQTIPLGFSLAPASYEPIIWPFIQKTTEEEKYTMLQQLGSRDNPLLLPGHKEGIRFLNKLYNEGLMSPDFALDKDKKKLQQDIMTGKVGMYAEDAGASYGTAPDILGVLRKNVPDAKVKPVDPYTNAEGKHVKPSYQPAGMYIMIPKSSTKAAEAVKYLNWMAAKDVLITLSSGIEGTNYTLKDGVPVIKDDTETKNRLYNAGDLRLVANGIDFGSSELNLKSMTVSLKGQDAEDAALAFQHGLAAGLPPVRFDRPIAAEVKYGNALHDKYDELLVKSVMAKPEAFDGVYDSLLKDYMNSGGEEIRKERTEAYKAMKK from the coding sequence ATGTCGGCCGTACTCACAACAGGGCTGCTCGCGGGCTGTTCGGACAGTGCCCAGCCGCAGGGTGCTGCGGGCGCGCAGGGTGCGGGAGCAGGCTCAGGCTCGGGGCCGGTCACACTTAAGGTGGAGATCTTCGACCGGGGCAACTCCCCGGCCGGCAAGACCGCGACGAACAATGACAACACCCAGTGGATCCAGGAGACCTTCGGCAAGCCGAACAACATCAAGCTCGAGTTCATTCCCGTTCCGAGATCCCAGGAGATCGAGAAGCTCAATGTGCTTATGGCGAGCGGCGATGCGCCCGATATCGTGTTCACCTACGATTCCAACCTTGTATATAAGTACGTGAAGCAGGGAGGACTTACCGATCTCGGCAAGCTGATCGACGAGCACGGGCCGAATCTGAAGTCCTACCTTGGAGAGGATACGCTCGCTTACGGCAAATTCGACGGCGTGCAGTATGCGATCCCGGCGAAGCGGGCGTACCTCGGCAAATACTCCTCGATGATCCGCCAGGACTGGCTCGATAAGCTCGGCCTCGCGCTTCCGAAGACGACGGAGGAAGTGTATGCCGCGCTCAAGGCGTTCAAGGAGAAGCAGCCCGGCGGCCCGCAGACGATCCCGCTCGGCTTCTCGCTGGCCCCGGCTTCCTACGAGCCGATCATCTGGCCTTTTATCCAGAAGACGACGGAGGAAGAAAAGTACACGATGCTCCAGCAGCTCGGCTCGCGGGATAACCCGCTCCTGCTCCCGGGGCACAAGGAAGGCATCCGCTTCCTGAACAAGCTGTACAATGAAGGGCTGATGTCGCCGGACTTTGCGCTCGACAAGGACAAGAAGAAGCTCCAGCAGGACATCATGACGGGCAAAGTCGGCATGTACGCGGAGGATGCGGGGGCGAGCTACGGCACGGCGCCGGATATTCTGGGCGTGCTGCGCAAGAATGTGCCGGACGCGAAGGTGAAGCCGGTCGATCCGTATACGAATGCGGAGGGCAAGCACGTCAAGCCGTCCTATCAGCCGGCGGGCATGTACATCATGATTCCGAAGAGCAGCACGAAGGCGGCGGAGGCCGTCAAATACCTGAACTGGATGGCGGCGAAGGACGTGCTGATCACCCTGTCGAGCGGTATCGAGGGCACGAATTATACGCTGAAGGACGGCGTGCCGGTCATCAAGGACGATACCGAGACGAAGAACCGGCTCTACAATGCCGGCGACCTGCGCCTTGTGGCCAACGGCATCGACTTCGGCAGCTCCGAGCTCAATCTCAAGTCGATGACGGTGAGCCTGAAGGGCCAGGACGCCGAAGATGCGGCACTGGCATTCCAGCACGGCCTCGCCGCCGGTCTCCCGCCGGTCCGCTTCGACCGGCCGATTGCCGCGGAAGTCAAATACGGCAACGCCCTGCACGACAAGTACGACGAGCTGCTCGTGAAGTCGGTGATGGCGAAGCCCGAGGCGTTCGACGGGGTGTATGACAGCCTGCTCAAGGACTATATGAACAGCGGCGGCGAAGAGATCCGCAAGGAAAGAACCGAAGCCTACAAGGCGATGAAGAAATAA
- a CDS encoding helix-turn-helix domain-containing protein, with protein MKKTWYHRLILSYVPVIFLLITVLIFAALSVISEVSIRETEKANRISARYVMDSLETRLRDIERAVLEEMGGSAALDAFYNPDTPADPLLPYEVSKGLHRLADDHPLIHSIYLYRARDGVVLTLSGLEPAASFGDRAFVEEAAKREGNSPWSGVRGLREWLGEPETEVISLAKRALLPLGGDGIVVVNVKARGLFAIADEMINKDLTYMEIRRGEARLYSSYEGAPGEPSAEPTTRLHSEALGWEVVSGIKPGALLGHLSLLSHLWVWIGGFAIVTSLGYLFYITRSHYKPIENIMKQIQTYHSTAAARQHGSDEFSFIGRVLDTLMNQTAQYEKQYKEDLLVRRRQVFLELLSGRPERSAAQWEELLARLGIGAGARRCTAAVVEIDRYARFREKYSERDRNLLQFAVTNAAQEFAAREGMTVWAEWTDEHRLGVLFLEDGASRESGSPSEVLDRLRTWTPVHLNLSLTAGVGRGREDLTHAGDSYAEALAALRCKMSLGGGRVLRFEDRDGQPAGNIHPYFGRIDSVVRSFRLADEDWDDEVSRLLLALEGDLLRDDGILVLLEYWAGALRRSMEELGGDTLAYWVREAEPELLRAAEELDTLEELLPVWKRTLEELHRQYLAHTDRCGRRGLAGEIRRFIEDDYANADLSLALISDKFGVGAKYASQLFKDEFGMKFVDYLCSLRMEHAKRLLLETDASLPEISQQVGYTHSISFGRTFKKVVGVTPGDYRKYMQPPGPRGMAGESFS; from the coding sequence ATGAAAAAAACATGGTACCACCGCCTGATCCTGTCCTATGTGCCGGTGATTTTTCTTCTGATCACGGTGCTGATTTTCGCGGCTCTGTCGGTGATCAGCGAAGTGTCGATCCGCGAAACCGAGAAGGCGAACCGCATCTCCGCCCGGTATGTGATGGATTCTCTCGAGACGCGGCTGCGGGACATCGAGCGGGCCGTGCTGGAGGAGATGGGGGGCAGCGCAGCCCTCGATGCCTTCTATAATCCGGACACGCCGGCCGATCCGCTTCTGCCTTACGAGGTCTCCAAGGGGCTGCACCGGCTTGCGGACGACCATCCGCTGATCCACTCGATCTATCTGTATCGCGCCCGGGACGGGGTCGTGCTGACCTTGAGCGGGCTGGAGCCGGCCGCTTCCTTCGGGGACCGCGCTTTCGTGGAGGAGGCCGCCAAGCGGGAAGGCAACTCGCCGTGGTCGGGCGTGCGCGGGCTCCGGGAATGGCTCGGCGAGCCGGAGACGGAAGTGATCTCGCTGGCCAAAAGAGCCCTGCTCCCGCTCGGGGGAGACGGGATCGTCGTCGTCAACGTAAAGGCACGGGGGCTGTTCGCCATTGCCGACGAGATGATCAACAAGGATCTGACGTATATGGAAATCCGCAGGGGAGAGGCCCGGCTCTACTCCTCCTACGAGGGCGCGCCTGGGGAGCCGTCCGCGGAACCGACAACCCGTCTGCACTCCGAAGCGCTCGGATGGGAGGTTGTCAGCGGCATCAAGCCGGGGGCGCTGCTCGGCCATCTCTCCCTGCTCTCCCATCTCTGGGTATGGATCGGAGGCTTCGCGATCGTAACCTCTCTGGGCTATTTGTTCTACATCACAAGAAGCCATTACAAGCCGATCGAGAACATCATGAAGCAGATCCAGACTTACCACAGCACAGCTGCAGCGAGGCAGCACGGCAGCGATGAATTCTCATTCATCGGCCGCGTGCTCGACACCTTGATGAACCAGACGGCGCAGTACGAAAAGCAGTACAAGGAGGATCTGCTCGTCCGCCGCAGGCAGGTGTTCCTCGAGCTGCTCTCCGGCCGGCCCGAGCGCAGCGCCGCGCAGTGGGAAGAACTGCTGGCGAGGCTCGGGATCGGAGCAGGTGCCCGGCGCTGCACGGCGGCCGTCGTCGAGATCGACCGGTATGCCCGCTTCCGGGAGAAATACAGCGAGCGCGACCGGAACCTGCTGCAGTTCGCGGTCACGAATGCGGCGCAGGAATTCGCCGCAAGGGAAGGCATGACGGTGTGGGCGGAGTGGACCGACGAGCACCGGCTCGGCGTGCTCTTCCTGGAGGACGGGGCCTCCCGGGAGTCCGGCAGTCCGTCCGAGGTGCTGGACCGGCTGCGCACCTGGACCCCGGTGCATCTGAACCTCTCCTTGACCGCGGGAGTGGGCCGGGGCCGGGAAGACCTCACGCACGCCGGCGATTCTTATGCGGAAGCGCTGGCCGCCCTCCGCTGCAAAATGTCGCTCGGCGGAGGCCGGGTGCTCCGCTTTGAAGACCGGGACGGCCAGCCGGCAGGGAACATTCATCCCTACTTCGGCCGCATCGATTCGGTCGTCCGCAGCTTCCGCCTGGCGGATGAGGATTGGGACGATGAGGTTAGCCGGCTGCTGCTGGCGCTTGAAGGAGATCTGCTGCGGGATGACGGCATTCTGGTGCTGCTGGAATATTGGGCCGGGGCGCTGCGCCGTTCCATGGAGGAGCTCGGCGGGGACACCCTGGCCTACTGGGTGCGGGAGGCGGAGCCGGAGCTGCTGCGGGCGGCCGAGGAGCTGGATACCCTGGAGGAGCTTCTCCCGGTCTGGAAGCGGACGCTCGAGGAGCTCCACCGTCAGTATCTCGCCCACACGGACCGCTGCGGCCGGCGGGGCCTCGCCGGTGAGATCCGCCGGTTCATCGAGGACGACTATGCGAATGCGGACCTGTCGCTCGCGCTCATCAGCGACAAATTCGGCGTAGGGGCGAAGTATGCCAGCCAGCTGTTCAAGGACGAGTTCGGCATGAAGTTCGTCGATTATCTCTGCTCCCTGCGGATGGAACACGCGAAGCGTCTGCTGCTCGAGACCGATGCTTCGCTGCCGGAGATCTCCCAGCAGGTGGGTTACACCCATTCGATCTCGTTCGGCCGCACCTTCAAGAAGGTCGTCGGCGTCACCCCCGGGGATTACCGCAAGTATATGCAGCCCCCCGGACCCCGCGGCATGGCGGGAGAGTCCTTCTCTTGA
- a CDS encoding spore coat protein gives MHLMNDRFYALELLLTAKTAIRDTSIAISETSTPFVREALLKAFQQNVMAHAMAFHYTLSRGITPSYTPERVIQNDFENARYALQLPVSQ, from the coding sequence ATGCATTTGATGAATGACCGTTTCTACGCACTGGAACTGCTTCTGACCGCCAAGACCGCAATCCGCGACACGTCGATCGCGATCAGCGAAACCTCGACGCCCTTCGTTCGGGAAGCGCTCCTGAAGGCATTCCAGCAGAATGTGATGGCCCATGCCATGGCTTTCCATTACACCTTGTCCCGCGGCATCACGCCGTCCTATACGCCGGAGAGAGTCATCCAGAATGACTTCGAGAACGCCCGGTATGCACTGCAGCTCCCCGTTTCCCAGTAA